A genomic segment from Gracilimonas sediminicola encodes:
- a CDS encoding helix-turn-helix domain-containing protein, which yields MIDNKSIAILPFLNLSADPENEYFSDGITEDIINALSRIEGLKVSARTSSFVFKGRQMDVRHIGNQLGVSTVLEGSVRRSRKKVRISAQLIQTTDGFQIWSGRFDRDIEDIFELQDEISLTIAEQIRENFGHLEIGEHLVDVPTQNIQAYNLYLKARYNHLRWDREGIENAMKFYQQCIEMAPDFAWPYFGAGYCHAMFGSWTPNISSLDMAADYIGRGFEIDDQSFLGYYSKATLEFWGHWNYREAEKLYQRSMALNPSYTEAEEGLAELYTAIGWFDEAMDHTKHILQLDPLSPNHHFTKANIHYLQEDYESALASIESSLGINPDFTHAIAMKQLCLIKLKREEELETYLENTALAVSPKSSRMLYTLTDHPADHDIKLEEIDEVVEEEGISIMPWPVFLYTQFGAQEKALELLQRAVVDKRGQFANFLSRPFLDKIQETDGFKELVKKTFEPSRLPSKRSRQELSNGSAHKNNEVDARALMQPQEIEMAIEKLDHLMHKDERYLDTALTLRTLAAEAELHPNKLSWMLNDQVGVSFNDYVNNFRLECFKQKALDPANQNFTLLGLAFESGFNSKSTFNDYFKKKTGITPRKWLKEHQ from the coding sequence TTGATCGATAATAAATCCATAGCTATTCTGCCATTTCTGAACCTGAGTGCAGATCCTGAAAATGAATATTTCAGTGACGGTATTACCGAGGATATCATTAATGCTTTAAGCCGAATTGAGGGTTTAAAGGTGAGTGCCCGAACCTCTTCATTTGTCTTCAAAGGCAGGCAGATGGATGTAAGGCACATCGGCAATCAATTAGGGGTTTCCACGGTGCTGGAGGGCAGTGTGCGTCGGTCACGAAAAAAAGTTCGGATATCAGCGCAGCTGATACAAACGACAGATGGATTTCAAATATGGTCGGGGCGCTTTGATCGTGATATTGAGGATATCTTTGAGCTTCAGGATGAGATTAGCTTAACCATCGCGGAACAGATCAGGGAAAATTTTGGTCACCTGGAGATCGGGGAACACCTGGTGGATGTACCCACTCAAAATATCCAGGCCTATAATCTCTACTTAAAGGCTCGCTATAATCACTTGCGTTGGGACCGTGAAGGGATCGAAAATGCGATGAAGTTTTATCAGCAATGCATAGAGATGGCTCCGGATTTTGCGTGGCCTTATTTTGGAGCGGGTTATTGCCATGCAATGTTTGGATCATGGACCCCGAATATTTCATCGCTTGACATGGCAGCGGATTATATTGGTCGCGGATTTGAGATCGACGATCAGTCATTTCTGGGATACTACAGCAAAGCGACACTTGAATTTTGGGGGCACTGGAATTACCGGGAAGCAGAAAAGCTATATCAAAGGTCAATGGCTTTAAATCCTTCTTATACGGAAGCCGAGGAAGGGTTGGCTGAATTATATACGGCCATTGGCTGGTTCGATGAAGCCATGGATCATACAAAACATATCCTTCAGCTGGATCCACTTTCACCCAACCATCATTTTACCAAAGCGAACATTCATTATTTGCAGGAAGATTATGAATCGGCCCTTGCAAGTATAGAATCCTCTCTGGGGATCAATCCTGATTTTACGCATGCCATTGCCATGAAGCAACTTTGCCTGATCAAATTAAAGCGAGAGGAGGAGTTGGAGACCTATTTAGAAAATACGGCATTGGCAGTTTCTCCGAAATCAAGTAGGATGCTGTACACACTGACCGACCATCCTGCCGATCATGACATCAAGCTTGAGGAAATTGATGAGGTTGTAGAGGAAGAAGGAATTTCAATTATGCCCTGGCCTGTGTTTTTATATACGCAATTTGGGGCTCAAGAAAAAGCACTGGAACTTCTTCAACGTGCTGTTGTAGATAAAAGAGGTCAGTTTGCAAACTTCCTGAGCCGCCCCTTTCTTGACAAAATTCAGGAAACAGATGGTTTTAAAGAGTTGGTCAAAAAGACATTTGAACCATCCCGGTTACCCAGTAAACGATCAAGGCAGGAGCTGAGTAACGGAAGTGCGCATAAAAATAATGAGGTTGATGCCCGAGCATTGATGCAGCCTCAAGAGATCGAAATGGCTATAGAAAAACTCGATCATTTAATGCATAAGGACGAACGCTACCTTGATACGGCATTGACTTTGAGAACCCTGGCTGCTGAAGCTGAACTTCACCCAAATAAACTATCATGGATGCTGAATGATCAGGTGGGGGTAAGCTTCAACGATTATGTTAATAATTTCCGGCTGGAGTGTTTTAAGCAGAAGGCATTGGATCCCGCTAATCAGAATTTTACCTTACTGGGCTTAGCTTTTGAAAGTGGGTTTAATTCTAAATCCACTTTCAATGATTACTTCAAAAAGAAAACTGGTATTACCCCTCGGAAATGGCTGAAGGAGCATCAGTAG
- a CDS encoding DUF4386 domain-containing protein: MTKSQESLKKDARITGLFYLSLVIFGVLGFLVFHPKIFIADDPAATLQNIIGNESILRIRLLLELGIVLSQVLTAVWFYKLFRTIREWASWSVAIWGTVNAVVILISAISMGSMINVAASSLSTEEQILLISVLHNIISNAWAAGSLFFGLWLIPMGYIVTHSRRMPIWLGYMLIIGGFGYILSTLLHYSGIQSAFIEYLTIPATIGEFWMIGYLLIFGIRSDAPV, from the coding sequence ATGACTAAATCTCAAGAATCACTTAAAAAAGATGCCCGAATAACCGGTCTATTCTATCTATCACTTGTAATTTTCGGTGTATTAGGTTTTCTGGTATTTCATCCCAAAATATTTATTGCAGACGACCCCGCAGCAACCCTTCAAAATATTATCGGTAATGAATCGATTCTACGAATCCGACTGCTGCTGGAATTAGGGATAGTTCTGTCACAGGTTCTGACTGCGGTATGGTTTTACAAATTATTCAGAACCATTCGTGAGTGGGCTTCCTGGTCTGTAGCGATCTGGGGTACCGTTAATGCTGTGGTAATTTTGATAAGTGCAATTTCAATGGGATCAATGATCAATGTTGCAGCATCTTCTCTGTCGACCGAAGAGCAGATCCTGTTGATTTCAGTTTTACACAATATTATTAGTAATGCATGGGCTGCCGGAAGCCTCTTTTTTGGACTATGGCTCATTCCAATGGGATATATCGTTACCCATTCACGCCGAATGCCTATTTGGTTAGGATATATGTTAATTATTGGTGGTTTCGGTTATATACTGAGCACATTGCTCCATTACTCAGGAATACAGTCTGCATTCATTGAATACCTAACCATTCCCGCTACTATCGGCGAATTCTGGATGATCGGTTACCTACTCATTTTTGGAATCAGATCAGATGCCCCTGTATAA
- a CDS encoding SDR family oxidoreductase, giving the protein MTKILVAGASGYLGKYILEELHSWKIPAIALVRAPEKLEDLNYRNIKIVQAEVTRPETLSGVCKNVETVISTVGITRQKDGLTYMDVDYQANLNLLKEAQRTGVRKFIYVSVIDGDKLRHLKITEAKERFVDALKASGLEYTVIRPSGFFSDLREVLYMAEKGRVVLFGNGESKLNPIHGADLSEVCVRAIAQKEKEISVGGPDILTQNEIAEMALCAWNKPANIVHLPGWIRLLILHTAKIFLPGQKFGPLEFFLTLMARESIATRHGTHRLQDFFNQEVQQIKQP; this is encoded by the coding sequence ATGACAAAAATCTTAGTTGCCGGAGCCAGTGGCTATCTCGGAAAATATATACTTGAAGAACTGCATAGCTGGAAGATACCAGCTATAGCTTTGGTTCGAGCTCCGGAAAAGTTAGAAGATCTGAATTACCGAAATATCAAGATAGTGCAGGCTGAAGTAACCCGGCCAGAAACACTGAGTGGCGTTTGTAAGAATGTTGAGACAGTGATATCAACTGTTGGTATCACCCGCCAAAAAGATGGGCTTACCTATATGGATGTCGATTACCAGGCAAATTTAAACCTGCTGAAGGAAGCACAACGAACCGGGGTTAGAAAATTTATATACGTATCTGTTATAGACGGTGACAAGCTACGCCATCTTAAGATCACCGAAGCTAAAGAACGATTTGTGGATGCCCTCAAAGCATCGGGATTAGAATATACCGTCATTCGACCCAGTGGATTTTTTTCGGATCTACGGGAGGTGCTCTACATGGCTGAGAAAGGCAGGGTTGTGTTGTTCGGGAACGGAGAGTCAAAGCTAAACCCTATCCACGGGGCTGACCTTTCGGAAGTGTGTGTACGGGCTATTGCTCAGAAAGAAAAAGAGATATCGGTAGGCGGACCAGATATTCTTACTCAAAATGAGATAGCAGAAATGGCTTTATGCGCGTGGAATAAACCGGCTAATATTGTTCACCTTCCGGGCTGGATCAGGTTATTGATACTACATACAGCTAAGATTTTTCTTCCCGGGCAAAAATTTGGTCCGCTTGAATTCTTTCTCACACTTATGGCGCGCGAAAGTATTGCCACCCGCCACGGCACTCATCGCTTACAGGACTTTTTTAACCAAGAAGTACAACAAATAAAACAACCATAA
- a CDS encoding M1 family aminopeptidase, with translation MIAALFRFELVYQKKLWALPVAMILFFLSGLQIGGQAFAPDLVDFNAPYQISYYTSVFTLGAVFAIMFFVINGVLRDRAYQMQEIIFSTGVQKHQFFMSRFAGVFVFSILSVSPLLLGMMTGSLLFDLDPDRLSPFSVSPYFWNWLVFVLPNVLICSAFIFSVGLLSKNRMSIYASAILVYVLYFVCSFFFDSPMLAGSTPTHTDSMTLAALGDPFGISAFMEQSQYLTPLQKNTVWVTLSGNFLLNRLLWIGISFAMLGLSYRLFSFRTSQQGKKDSTSGKVALEKNDAKDTVYHPVKPSLNSSRLFWHSFIAQSKIGIKQLFKSLPFQAMLAFIIFVIGAEFSSKLIEGGSYSESLFPVTAILAGLNNTALFIFGVMLVIFYSGEWGWKERSENMHLILDATPASNASFFWSKVSVLLFIPFIFITLEIVIAIVFQLVMDYTVIDTGTYLSLYYFQGIPLAFYILFGLFVQALSPDKYLGMAITGLFVAIFATPLSGSLGIEHPLLKVGAMPSVTFSDMTGVSNNAGTFYLFSTHWLILGLLLSLIALHVWRRGITERFLIHARQIFRSWPKQRLAIATVLGIAFLCTSGMILYKTNIETVYLSSGERLDRWADYEKKYKHYDEEKWLYPVAITTNVALYPEKRSYTVDAVYTLTNKSDTVVNRALIIEKKSITDIQLEGATLINHDATLGIYEFLFNKPVLPGDKVALTFTAESEQEGLRSGKDLVENGSYVHLRDFSPYLGYTDNLEVSDKTEREKRGLPHREKEQPSDADFDVMESGFGRIDFETILSVPAEQTGITVGELEDKWIENGRNYYRYKTETPVAPAISYHAAAYEIEQEDYKGIRLEHYFHPGHDFNNRTIMKSMKQTLDYAGKEFGAYPFDYLRIAEIPSHWRFGGYAAAGTISMVEDNLYLVDERNPEAFSLVAKRTIHEVAHQWWGHMLSTQSVSGGAIFVEGFAKYTEAAVMEKYYGMTSLYQLSESANHTYFNGRSYASTPEEPLYLEQGEHYMLYGKSYIVMYALKELIGEENVNQVLKTLVNRHKNEIDATVTSPEFLNEIYKFTPEEYHSLIGDWFKKIITYDLSVENAESDKISDDRYEIRITIDAGKHELLEGVESPVSMNEPIPLGIFSAHPSEASEGQILFLESENIEDGKQQITIQTETLPRYVCIDPYGTRPDLVRQDNCLEMD, from the coding sequence ATGATCGCAGCATTATTCAGATTCGAACTTGTCTACCAGAAAAAGCTGTGGGCACTACCCGTAGCTATGATCCTGTTCTTCCTTAGTGGTTTGCAGATTGGCGGTCAAGCTTTTGCCCCCGACCTCGTTGACTTCAATGCACCGTACCAAATCAGCTATTATACCTCCGTTTTTACACTCGGAGCTGTTTTTGCCATCATGTTTTTTGTGATCAACGGAGTATTGCGGGACCGTGCCTACCAGATGCAAGAGATTATCTTCAGCACCGGTGTTCAAAAGCACCAATTTTTTATGAGCCGGTTTGCCGGGGTGTTTGTGTTCAGTATTCTGTCCGTAAGTCCACTTTTGCTTGGAATGATGACAGGCTCGCTCCTCTTTGATTTGGACCCCGATCGCCTGTCTCCATTTTCGGTTTCTCCCTATTTCTGGAATTGGCTGGTATTCGTGCTACCTAATGTTCTCATCTGTTCTGCCTTTATCTTTTCTGTGGGGCTTCTTTCTAAAAACCGGATGTCGATATACGCATCGGCCATCCTGGTATATGTACTTTATTTTGTTTGTTCCTTTTTCTTCGACTCCCCGATGCTGGCCGGTTCAACGCCCACCCACACCGATAGTATGACGCTGGCTGCATTGGGTGACCCATTTGGGATATCAGCTTTTATGGAGCAAAGTCAGTACCTCACTCCTCTTCAAAAAAATACAGTCTGGGTAACACTGAGTGGAAATTTCCTGCTCAACCGTTTACTCTGGATAGGCATCTCTTTCGCAATGTTAGGTCTTTCCTATCGGTTGTTTTCATTCCGGACATCCCAACAAGGAAAAAAGGATTCCACCTCCGGTAAAGTAGCACTTGAAAAAAATGATGCGAAAGACACCGTTTACCATCCGGTAAAACCATCATTAAACAGCAGCCGTCTTTTTTGGCATAGTTTCATTGCTCAGAGTAAAATAGGGATCAAACAGCTGTTCAAAAGCCTGCCCTTTCAGGCTATGCTCGCTTTCATCATATTTGTTATTGGAGCCGAGTTTTCTTCTAAGCTCATTGAGGGAGGCAGCTACTCCGAAAGTTTATTTCCGGTCACAGCCATTTTAGCCGGTTTAAATAATACCGCTTTATTCATCTTCGGTGTAATGCTGGTTATTTTCTATAGCGGCGAGTGGGGATGGAAAGAGCGAAGTGAGAATATGCATCTCATTCTGGATGCAACTCCCGCATCCAATGCCTCTTTCTTTTGGTCCAAGGTTTCGGTGCTGCTTTTCATCCCGTTTATATTTATCACCCTCGAAATTGTTATTGCCATCGTTTTCCAATTAGTGATGGATTATACCGTCATTGATACGGGCACCTACCTGTCACTATACTACTTCCAGGGAATTCCCCTCGCTTTCTACATTCTGTTCGGGCTGTTTGTGCAAGCACTCTCACCTGATAAGTATTTAGGGATGGCCATCACCGGACTTTTTGTTGCCATTTTCGCCACCCCTCTGTCCGGATCTCTTGGCATTGAACATCCGTTGTTGAAAGTAGGCGCCATGCCATCGGTTACCTTTTCGGATATGACCGGAGTCAGTAATAATGCCGGGACCTTTTACTTGTTTTCCACGCACTGGCTGATACTGGGACTACTTTTGTCTCTGATAGCACTTCACGTTTGGAGACGGGGTATCACCGAACGATTTCTTATTCATGCCAGACAGATATTCAGAAGTTGGCCTAAGCAACGATTAGCCATTGCCACAGTTCTTGGAATAGCTTTCTTGTGTACTTCGGGGATGATCTTGTACAAAACCAATATCGAAACAGTATACCTGTCATCGGGTGAAAGACTGGATCGATGGGCCGACTATGAGAAGAAGTACAAACATTACGATGAAGAAAAGTGGTTGTATCCCGTTGCTATAACCACAAATGTAGCGCTCTATCCGGAAAAAAGAAGCTACACGGTAGATGCTGTTTACACTTTAACGAACAAAAGTGATACCGTTGTTAACAGGGCTCTGATCATAGAAAAGAAGAGCATAACCGATATTCAGCTCGAAGGTGCAACCCTCATCAACCACGATGCCACACTTGGTATCTATGAATTTCTCTTCAACAAGCCGGTACTCCCCGGTGATAAGGTCGCCCTCACATTCACTGCAGAAAGCGAACAAGAAGGACTCCGTTCCGGAAAAGACCTGGTGGAAAACGGTAGTTATGTGCATCTGAGGGATTTTAGTCCTTATTTGGGCTATACGGATAACCTGGAAGTTTCCGACAAAACAGAACGTGAGAAACGCGGCCTCCCCCACCGCGAAAAAGAGCAGCCTTCCGATGCGGATTTTGATGTTATGGAATCCGGTTTTGGGCGGATTGATTTCGAAACCATTCTTTCTGTTCCTGCTGAGCAAACCGGAATTACTGTCGGAGAGCTTGAAGATAAATGGATAGAAAACGGGAGAAACTACTACCGATACAAAACTGAAACCCCGGTGGCTCCGGCCATCAGCTATCATGCTGCTGCTTATGAAATTGAACAGGAAGACTATAAGGGTATCCGGCTTGAGCATTACTTTCATCCCGGCCATGATTTCAACAATCGAACCATCATGAAGAGCATGAAGCAAACGCTGGACTATGCCGGAAAGGAGTTTGGAGCGTATCCCTTCGACTATCTCCGTATTGCTGAGATACCGTCCCATTGGAGATTCGGAGGCTATGCAGCAGCCGGAACAATCAGTATGGTTGAAGATAATCTGTACCTGGTGGATGAACGTAATCCTGAAGCTTTCAGTCTGGTTGCTAAACGCACCATTCACGAAGTAGCGCACCAGTGGTGGGGACATATGCTTAGCACTCAAAGCGTGAGCGGAGGTGCCATTTTTGTAGAAGGCTTTGCCAAGTACACCGAAGCCGCTGTAATGGAAAAATATTATGGCATGACCTCCCTCTATCAACTAAGTGAATCCGCCAATCATACCTATTTCAATGGTCGCTCTTACGCTTCTACACCGGAAGAACCCCTTTACCTGGAGCAAGGGGAACACTACATGCTATATGGCAAAAGTTACATAGTGATGTATGCCCTGAAGGAGCTGATTGGTGAAGAGAACGTCAATCAAGTACTGAAAACATTGGTAAACCGACACAAAAACGAAATCGATGCTACTGTTACTTCACCGGAGTTCTTAAATGAAATCTATAAATTCACACCGGAGGAATATCATAGCCTGATTGGTGACTGGTTTAAGAAAATCATCACCTATGATCTCTCCGTAGAAAATGCTGAATCGGATAAAATAAGTGATGACCGGTATGAGATACGTATTACCATAGACGCCGGAAAGCATGAATTATTGGAAGGAGTTGAATCTCCCGTTTCTATGAACGAACCTATTCCATTAGGAATATTTAGCGCTCATCCTTCTGAAGCTTCAGAGGGTCAGATATTATTCCTGGAATCCGAAAACATTGAAGACGGAAAGCAGCAAATAACTATTCAAACAGAAACGCTTCCCCGTTACGTATGTATTGATCCCTACGGAACCCGGCCGGATCTTGTACGGCAGGATAACTGTTTGGAGATGGATTGA
- a CDS encoding alpha/beta fold hydrolase, protein MFKSKQGKKEILQLYDAKLDSLKIEYEYLTVQTSFGKTNIIATGDPANPPIIIVHGSNGCAPIALETYANLHKKFRVFAVDVLAQPNKSAETRLSMKDDSYGKWMNELIADLKIESVTMAGFSFGGLIILKTLEYDESNIKEVYLSSPAYIVNGNPLKAIFKVFIPMKRYMKTKKVKYVEKFLSHLFTDRDEFAIEFLSKVFLEFEMDFTPVPVIDTKAAKEITTPITLFAAENDILFPGKKMIKRAAKIFPSLRKSTLLEHSKHVQNKEQNEMIEQEIMR, encoded by the coding sequence ATGTTTAAATCCAAACAAGGCAAGAAAGAAATACTTCAACTGTACGATGCAAAGCTGGATAGCCTAAAGATTGAATACGAATACTTAACGGTACAAACCAGTTTTGGAAAGACCAACATCATAGCTACTGGAGATCCTGCGAATCCGCCGATCATAATTGTTCATGGTTCGAATGGTTGTGCCCCTATTGCTCTGGAGACCTATGCTAATCTGCATAAGAAATTCAGGGTTTTTGCGGTGGATGTACTGGCTCAACCCAATAAAAGTGCCGAGACGCGCTTGAGTATGAAAGATGATTCCTATGGAAAATGGATGAATGAACTCATCGCTGACCTAAAGATTGAATCAGTAACTATGGCAGGATTCTCTTTTGGCGGATTGATCATTCTTAAAACGCTGGAATACGATGAGAGCAACATCAAAGAAGTGTATCTCTCATCACCGGCTTATATCGTAAATGGAAATCCATTGAAGGCCATTTTCAAAGTTTTCATCCCTATGAAAAGGTACATGAAAACTAAAAAAGTAAAGTATGTCGAGAAGTTTCTGTCCCACTTGTTCACCGATCGGGATGAGTTTGCTATCGAATTTCTTTCCAAAGTCTTTTTAGAATTTGAGATGGACTTTACCCCGGTTCCTGTCATAGATACTAAGGCAGCCAAAGAAATCACAACACCCATTACCCTTTTCGCAGCTGAAAACGACATCCTGTTTCCCGGAAAGAAAATGATAAAACGGGCAGCAAAGATATTTCCGTCGCTTAGAAAAAGCACGCTTCTTGAACATTCAAAACATGTTCAAAACAAAGAACAAAATGAAATGATTGAACAAGAGATTATGAGATAA
- a CDS encoding NAD(P)-dependent alcohol dehydrogenase, whose product MKAIKCLKYGGSENLVLADVEKPNPKNNEVLIEIKATSVTASDVLIRRLDEPLIPKFILQTIFGFGKPRNPILGMVSSGVVEAKGKNVSSFNVGDEVFAYGSVSPTKRHFGSYAEYICLPEDWSIALKPASISHNEAAATPYGGLLAIHLLSKTSIQKGDEVLIYGASGSIGTMAVQLAKIAGANVTAVCSRKNFDLVKSLGSDQVIDYTLQGADKQLSTYKYVLDAVGNSKSSILKEKSKKALHVNGKYISIDTGVPKTPRSAFLQLKNYLAAGKIKPVIDRVFPLEKMAEAHDYVELGHKRGDVIISVSH is encoded by the coding sequence ATGAAAGCGATTAAATGTTTGAAATACGGAGGGTCTGAAAACCTGGTACTGGCAGATGTTGAAAAGCCAAACCCAAAAAACAATGAGGTGCTGATAGAAATAAAAGCTACCTCAGTCACAGCCAGCGACGTGCTCATACGAAGATTGGATGAGCCGCTCATTCCAAAATTTATACTTCAAACCATCTTCGGTTTTGGGAAACCACGCAACCCCATTTTGGGGATGGTATCATCGGGTGTTGTAGAAGCTAAGGGGAAAAATGTTTCGTCATTCAATGTTGGAGATGAAGTATTTGCTTATGGCTCTGTTTCACCAACAAAGCGGCATTTTGGTTCTTATGCCGAATATATATGCCTGCCCGAAGACTGGAGTATCGCCCTGAAACCGGCAAGCATCAGTCATAATGAGGCTGCCGCGACTCCCTATGGTGGCTTACTGGCTATACATCTGCTGAGCAAAACCTCCATTCAGAAAGGTGATGAAGTTTTAATCTACGGGGCTTCAGGCAGTATTGGGACCATGGCAGTGCAGTTAGCCAAAATTGCCGGCGCGAACGTAACCGCTGTTTGCAGCCGCAAAAACTTTGACCTGGTCAAATCGCTGGGTAGTGATCAGGTGATTGATTACACCCTGCAGGGCGCTGATAAACAGTTATCCACTTATAAATATGTATTAGATGCAGTCGGAAACTCAAAGTCTTCAATACTTAAAGAAAAAAGCAAAAAGGCGTTACATGTAAATGGTAAATACATATCCATTGATACCGGTGTCCCCAAAACCCCCAGAAGTGCTTTTCTACAATTGAAAAACTATCTCGCAGCAGGGAAGATCAAACCGGTCATTGATAGAGTCTTCCCATTAGAAAAAATGGCCGAGGCCCACGATTATGTTGAACTCGGGCATAAGCGAGGTGATGTTATTATCAGTGTCTCCCATTGA
- a CDS encoding YwaF family protein: MNTFFDTTYLFSSYSAEHFTVLLLFFGFCIWFIPFMRTRSREVQRKVLLVMAVMMSLSQLMKIPLNMYTGTFDVTNDIPLHMCNFLPFVLVWVYMKSDRNTWSVLFFWVVLGVSQANLTPSVQFSLFHYDAIRYWMVHLLLVLVALYPAIEWGWDLKLRDVGRSVVALNFVALVIGGINLLLGSNYLYVMGKPPGTTFFSILPEWPVYLIYLELIFVAWSLMVYGLFRWVKRGITVYESSHHRAESEVNRFDDNG, from the coding sequence TTGAATACCTTTTTTGATACAACCTACCTGTTTTCGTCCTACTCGGCAGAGCATTTTACAGTGCTCCTGTTGTTTTTTGGATTTTGCATCTGGTTTATCCCTTTTATGAGAACCCGAAGCCGGGAAGTGCAGCGAAAGGTGCTTTTGGTTATGGCTGTGATGATGTCCCTCTCTCAGCTTATGAAGATTCCCCTGAATATGTACACCGGAACCTTTGATGTTACCAACGACATCCCTCTGCATATGTGCAATTTCCTTCCCTTTGTACTTGTATGGGTATATATGAAAAGCGACAGGAATACCTGGTCTGTGTTATTCTTCTGGGTGGTATTAGGCGTGTCTCAGGCAAATCTGACGCCCTCCGTTCAATTCTCTCTGTTTCATTACGATGCCATTCGTTACTGGATGGTGCATCTCTTGTTAGTGCTTGTGGCACTGTATCCGGCTATTGAGTGGGGTTGGGATCTGAAGTTAAGAGATGTTGGGCGATCTGTTGTAGCACTCAATTTTGTGGCTTTAGTGATTGGAGGAATCAATCTCCTGCTGGGCAGCAACTACCTGTATGTTATGGGCAAGCCCCCGGGAACCACCTTCTTCAGCATTTTACCCGAGTGGCCGGTGTACCTGATTTACCTTGAGCTCATCTTCGTAGCCTGGTCGCTGATGGTATATGGGCTTTTCCGATGGGTGAAAAGAGGAATCACGGTTTATGAATCCTCCCACCATCGTGCTGAATCCGAAGTTAACAGATTTGATGACAATGGTTAG
- a CDS encoding ABC transporter ATP-binding protein, whose translation MNTLHIQSISKTYPNGTKALNDVSMTIENGMFGLLGANGAGKSSLMRTIATLQSPSSGSIHFNGDDIHSNPDTVRKGLGYLPQEFGVYPKISAVELLHHIGVLKGLLKKKERSDQVEQLLHQTNLWEHRKKHVHTYSGGMRQRFGIAQALLGDPKIIIVDEPTAGLDPEERHRFLNLLSKIGENIIVILSTHIVADIYNLCSNMAILDRGSILIHGNPADLVESLDGQIWRKTIPSGELPRYRENYDVISTRLVAGETQIHIKAKHVPDIDFEAVSPNLEDFYFSIVPKTEPQTMGLS comes from the coding sequence ATGAACACCCTTCACATTCAAAGCATATCTAAAACTTATCCCAACGGAACCAAAGCGCTAAATGACGTATCCATGACCATAGAGAATGGGATGTTTGGTCTTCTTGGAGCCAATGGAGCAGGAAAGTCTTCCCTGATGCGAACCATTGCCACACTGCAATCTCCGTCTTCAGGGAGTATACATTTTAACGGCGATGACATCCATTCTAACCCGGATACAGTGCGAAAAGGACTTGGTTATCTCCCCCAGGAATTTGGCGTATATCCCAAGATATCGGCGGTAGAATTATTACATCATATTGGTGTGCTTAAGGGACTTCTAAAGAAAAAAGAACGTAGTGATCAAGTTGAACAACTTCTTCACCAAACCAATTTATGGGAGCACCGAAAAAAGCACGTCCATACCTATTCGGGAGGTATGCGTCAGCGTTTTGGTATTGCCCAAGCCCTGCTTGGAGATCCGAAAATCATTATTGTCGATGAACCTACGGCCGGGTTGGATCCCGAAGAACGGCATCGGTTTCTGAATCTTCTGAGTAAAATCGGTGAGAATATCATCGTCATTCTTTCCACTCATATAGTCGCCGATATATACAACCTCTGCTCCAATATGGCTATTCTGGATCGCGGCAGCATACTGATTCACGGCAATCCTGCTGATCTTGTAGAAAGTTTGGACGGACAAATATGGAGGAAGACGATTCCCTCCGGTGAACTCCCCCGCTATCGTGAAAACTATGACGTGATTTCCACGCGACTGGTAGCCGGTGAGACTCAGATTCACATAAAGGCAAAACACGTACCCGACATCGATTTTGAAGCAGTTTCTCCAAACCTGGAAGATTTCTATTTCTCTATCGTGCCAAAAACAGAACCGCAAACTATGGGCTTATCATGA